The following nucleotide sequence is from Streptomyces brevispora.
TCGACGACGCGGGCGAGATCGGCCTCAACCACGCCTGCGGCGGCAACGGTTACCGCGCCAGCTACACCCTCGGCATCGGCCCGGCCGCCGAGAACTACATGGGCGAGCGCAGCTACCGCAACCACACCGACGTCGAGCGGTGGATGCGGGAGGTCGAAGAGGGCGTCATCCCGATCGAGCAGGGCCGCATCTGCTCCGAGGACGAGGTCGAGAACCGGGTCATGGTCTTCTTCCCGGTCTTCGGCAGCGTCCGCAAGGCCGACGTCGCCAACTTCGAGAAGTACCGCCGCGAGGTGGACTGGCTGGTCGAGGGCGGCTACGCGATCGAGACCGACGAGGAGCTGACCCTCACCCAGGTCGGCCGGGAGAACGCCGGCAACATCGCGTTCCTCTTCTACTCGGACGAGGAGAAGGCCCGCGCCCGGCGCACGATGTACCTGTCGCTGAAGAACAAGCGGAACCCCTTCCACCAGGACGCGCAGAACATCCCGCGGACCCCGCTCTTCCTCCAGACCCGCCCGAAGACGGCGCAGGAGACCACCCAGGAGAGCACCTCCGCCAAGCCCGAGGGGAGCTGAACCACCGGTGGACGCCCGCAAGACCCAGACGGAGATCGAGGACGATCTCCGCACGGTGATCGCCCAGATCTTTCCGCAGAAGCAGGTCGAACTCGACTCCGACACCCCGCTGTTCAACGGCGGTCTGTCGCTCAACTCGACCCAGATGATCGAACTGACCCTGGGCTTCGAGACGTTCTACGACATCGAGCTCGAACCCGAGCTGCTGACGACGGAGAACTTCGCGACCCTGAGTTCCCTCTCCGGTCTCCTGGAGGAACTCCTCAGCGACGAGGTGTCCCCTGTCTGAGATCCGTTCGGACGTGCGCGTGGTACTGATCCACGGGAACGCCGGAGCGAGCGTCGAGGGCATCTGGTTCCCGTACGTGAAGCGGGAACTGGACGCCCTCGGCGTCGAGGTGGTGGCCGAGACCTTCCCCGACCCCATCAAGGGCCGGATGCGGTACTGGCTGCCGTACCTCACCGACGTCATCCGCCCGGACGAGCGGACGGTCATCGTCGGCCACTCGTCCGGCGCGCTGACCGCCTTCCGGTACGCGGAGACCGCACCGCTCCTCGGCACCTTCGCCGTCGCCGGCCACCACCACGACTGCGGTTTCGAACTGGAGCGGCGCAGCGGCTTCTTCGACACCCCGTGGGACTGGGACGCGATCCGCGCCAACCAGCAGTTCATCGAGCAGTTCCACTCGAAGGACGACCCCTGGGTGCCCTTCGAGGTCGCCGAGGAACTGCACGAGCTGACCGGGAGTACGTTCACCGCCATGCACGGCATGGGCCACTTCGGCTCGTACGACCAGCAGATGGACACCTTCCCGGAACTGCTGGAGGCGATCCGCCGCCGCCTCGAAGAGGCCCCGCGGGAGGAACGATGAACGTCATGTTCGCCGACGAACTGCTTGAGCGGCGGCGGGACAGCGCGGCCACGGCCGTCGTCGACCTGGAGACCGGCGAGCAGGTCTCGTACCGGACCCTCGCCCGGCGCGTCCAAGCCCTGACCGACCTCCTCACCGGGCTCGGCGTGGGCCGGGGCGGGTCCGTCGCGATGGTGATGGACAAGTCCGCCGCCTCGGTGGCGGTCATGTGGGCCACACTGCGCCTCGGCGCCCGCTACGTACCGCTGGACGAGTCGCTGCCGGCGGCCCGGATCGCCCTGATGCTCGGCACGTGCGCGCCCACGGCCACCCTGGTCCAGCCCTGCTACCGGGAGCTGATCGACGGGGTGCCGGCCGGGGCGGTGGTCACGGTGGGCGCGGGCCGCGTGGACACCGGCACCGGCTGGGACCCCGTGGCCGAGACCGAGCCGAGGCCGGCCGGCAGGTCCGGCCGGAGCCCCGACGACCACGCGTACGTCGTCTTCACCTCCGGCTCGACCGGCTCCCCCAAGGGCGTCGTGATCAGCCACCGGTCGATGTGCTCCCTGCTGACCGGGGTGCAGGAGACCGTCGGCTTCGAGGACGGCATGCGCTTCCTCAACGTGGCACCGCTCTTCTTCGACGCCTCCGTCGTCGACCTGTGGTCGACCTTCCTGGTGGGCGGCAGCGTCCATCTGATGCCCCGGCTGCGCATGCCCACCCAGATCACCCGGGCCATCGAGGAGTGGCGGATCACCGATGCGCTGCTCGTGCCGTCCGTGATCCGGATGCTGGTGGGCCGGTTCAGCGACGCCGGGCGGCGCGACCTCGGCTCGCTGCGGCGGCTCTGGTTCGGCGGCGAGTCGTGCCCGGTGTCGGTCCTGGAGGCGTTCGCCGCCCTCGTACCGGGACTGCGCTACGTGCACGGGTACGGGCCCACCGAGACCACGCACAGCGCCACGCTCTTCCTCACCGACACACCCGGCAAGCACGGCGAGGAGTTCTTGCCCATCGGCCATCCACTGCCGGCCGTCGACGTGCTCGTCGTCGACGACGAACTGCGGCCGGTGGACGACGGGGAGACGGGCGAACTCCTCATCGGCGGACCGCAGGTGATGGTGGGCTACTGCGGCGAGCCGGAGCGTACGGCCCGGTCCGTCGTCGAACTCCCGGCCGGCGCAGGGGGCCGCTACTACCGCTCCGGCGACTACGTGTGCCGGCGGCGGGAGGACGGCGCCCTGGTCTTCCTGGGCCGACGCGACGACGCCCTGAAGATCAACGGCAATCTCGTCCACCTCTCCGAGGTGGAGGCGGCGACCCTGGCCGTCGGCTGGGTGACGGACTGCTGCGCGGTCCCGGTCGCCCACCCGCTGACCGGCCGCGCGATCACGCTCTTCGTGCTGGGCCGGCAGGACGGCGGCACGGGCCCGCGTGAGGAGGAGCTGCGCCGTGAACTCGCGCTGCGGCTGCCCGAATACATGCTGCCGGCCCGGATCGAGTTCCTGGCCGACGGGGACGTGAGCCTGACGCCGTCCGGCAAGCTCGACCGCGCCCGGCTGCGGACGGTCGCGGACGCGAGCGGGAAAGGGACGGAGTCCAGTTGACGGACGCGGAGCTGGCCCGCTTCGAGCGGTGCGGCGTGGTGACGGTCGTGCCCCGCTCGGCCACCGGGCTCGCGCTCGGCGACGATCCCGCGCTGCTCCTGCGGCACCGGGTGGCGGAGTTCCTCCCGGCGCCCGGCACCGTGGACCGGCTGGCCGGCGCGTACGCCCGCGAAGGGCTCACGGTCGAGGCACGGACCGAGGTCGGCCTCACCGTCTCAGGTGACCCCACCCTGCTCGCGGAGGTCTTCGGCCACCCGGTGCGCCCGGTGCGGAACAAGTACATCCGGGGCACGGTCCGCTACGAGTTCGCCGCGGCGGGCCCCCTCCGCTCCCGGCTCCACACCGATCTGGTCGAGGAGGTACGGGTCCCCCGAGCGGGCTTCGAGCTGAGCGCCCGGGCCCCGGCCCCGGGCGGTGTCGCCGCGACCCCGGCCGCGCCTGTCGGCGCCACCCCGCCCCTTGCCCACGACGCGCGGTACCTGTGGCTGCCCGAGGACGCGGTCCGCGTCGCGGGGGCCGGCCGACCGCACGCGGCCGGGATCCGGGGCGGCGGGGTCCGGGTCGTGATGGTCGACACCGGCCTGTACGACCATCCGCACCACCGCGCCCACGGCTACCGCACGACGGTCGTCCCGGCGCTGTCCGCCCTCGATCCCGCCGTGGACGAACGCGGCCACGGCACCGCCATGTCGGCGCTGCTGCTCGCGGTCGCACCGGAGGCCGCGCTCACCATGGTCAAGATGGCCTGCGAGAGCTTCTCCTTCCCGGTGGCGGCCTTCCAGCGGGCGGTGGAGCTGGCGCCGGACGTCATCTCGTGCAGCTGGGGCACCCTGCGCGCGGAGCCGCACCTCCACCTGGAGGTCGCGAACGCGGTGCGGCGCGGGATCACGGTCCTGTTCGCCGCCGGGAACGGCTCCACGGACCGGCGTACCGCCATGTTTCAGTCGGTGGCGACGCCGGGCGCGATCACGGTGGGCGGGGTCCACGTCGGGCCGGACGGACGGAGGCGGGCCGCCGACCTGGCGTCCAGCTACCGCTCGGACGTCTTCCCCGGCCGACGGGTCCCCGACCTGTCCGGGCCGTGCGGCATGCTGCCGAACGGCGACTACGTCGTGTTCCCGACCCAGCCGGGGTGCATGTTCGACCGCCGCAACAGCGCGTACGACGGGACCGCCCCCGACGACGGCTGGCTGGTGTCCAGCGGGACGTCGGGGGCGACGGCGTACGCGGCCGGGGTGGTGGCGCTCGCGGTGCAGCAGGGCATCGGCAAGGGTCGTGCACTGACCACGGCGGACCTGGCGGACGCCTGTCTGCCGGTGACGGAGGGGCTGACGACGACCGGCGACGACTGCGGCGGGGTCTGCCCGAACGAGGCGGTGGGCCACGGCCTGCTCACGGCCTCGCCCACCGCCTGAGTGCCCGCTGCCCGGAACGCACGGGGTCAGACGAGGCGTCGCATCCAGCCGTAGTGATCCTCGGCGCGCCCGAACTGGATGTCGGTGAGGCTGCGGCGCAGCCCCATGGTGACCGAGTCCTCGGCGCCGGTGTCCGGGGCGGTCACCTCGCCGTCTTCCCAGACGAGGCGGCCGACGGGAGTGACGACCGCGCCGGTGCCGCAGGCGAACACCTCACGGATGTCGCCGGTGCGGGCGCCCTCCTGCCACTCGCGGATGTCGATGGGCCGCTCCTCGACGTCGAGGCCGAGATCCTTGGCGAGGGTGAGGACGGATGCGCGGGTGACGCCCTCCAGGATGGTGCCGAGCTCGGGAGTGATGAGACGACCGTCGCGGGTCACGAAGTACAGATTCATGCCGCCGAGTTCCTCGACGTACCGTCCCTCGGCGGCGTCCAGGAAACAGACCTGGTCGCAACCGTGCTCATCGGCCTCCAGCATGGGCGCGAGGCTGGCGGCGTAGTTGCCACCGCACTTCGCGGCGCCGGTGCCGCCGCGCCCGGCCCGGGCGTACTGGCGGGAGAGCCAGATGGACACGGGCTTGACGCCACCGGAGAAATACGGGCCGACCGGCGAGGCGATGACCATGTACGTGACCTCGGCGGCGGGCCGCACACCGAGGAACGCCTCGGAGGCGAACATGAACGGCCGCAGGTAGAGGCTCTGTTCGTCCTTGTCGGGTACCCAGTCGCGGTCGGCGCGCACAAGCTCGGTGACGGAGTCGAGGAAGACGTCGACAGGCAGCTCGGGCAGGGCCAGGCGGCGGGCCGAGCGGTTGAAGCGTTCGCCGTTGGCCTCGGGCCGGAAGGTCCACACCGAGCCGTCCGCATGGCGGTAGGCCTTCATTCCCTCGAAGATCTCCTGCGCGTAGTGCAGGACGGCGGCGGCCGGGTGCATGGGAATGGGGGCGAACGGCACGACGGCGGCGTCTCGCCAGCCACCGTCCTTCGTCCACACGGCACGGGCCATGTGATCGGTGAAGTACTGCCCAAATTTGGGATCTTCCAGGATCTCGGCGCGACGGGCGCGACTCACAGGGCTGGGGTTGGCCTCGAACGCGAACCGCACACTCATCGCGGGGACCCTCTCGGTTCCGTGGTGCATTGTTGGGCAGCGGCAGGCACCCTAGCCTGCGACCGGTCGTGCAGCAAGGAGATTGGATCTCGGAGTGGCGCCTCACCTGACATGGACAGAAGGCCTGGTCGGCAGGCGGGTTCTGTGCGTGGGCACGGACTTGATGGACGTGGCGGAGATGCGGGGCGTCCTCTCCCGCCAACCGTCCTTCATGGCAAAGGTGTTCACCGATGCGGAGCGCGCCTACTGCGACATGCTGGACGACCCGGCGGAGCGGTACGCGGTCCGGTTCGCGGCGAAGGAGGCGGTGTTGAAGGCACTGGGTACGGGCCTCGCCGGTTCGGCCCTCACGGACATCGAGGTCCGGCGGGCCCCGACGGGCAAGCCCTCCCTCCACCTCACGGGCCGCGCGGCGGCGCTCGCGGAAACGGCGGGCATCCGCTCCTGGCTGATCAGTCTCACCCATACGGCGACATTGGCGCACGCCTTGGTGGCGGGGGTGGGGGATGTGGGGGATGAGGCCGGCAGGGAAGTGTCCCCGTGACCATGGATGCGTTCTCGCTGCGCCGCGGGAGACCGTTCCTGCTGGTGGCGCAGGTGTGCAGGCGTGCGGGCGTGCCTCGTGGGGCGCGAGGGAGCCCAGCGGATGTGCTTACGCGGGCTGCGACGGCCGGTGCGCCGGGTGTGGCCGAGGACGCCGTGCTCGCGGGCGACGTCGGTCATCGTCCGTCCCGAAGAGCACACAAGTTCGATCGCGTCCCGCTTGTGCCGGTCTTGTACTCGTCCGAGTGCTGCTGGTCTCCAAGCCCCACATGGAACGGCGGTCGTTCGCGACCGCCCGCAAGCTGTGGCCCGACGTCGAGATCCTCTGCGCGTCGGAGCCGCTGGAGTTCGACGACTACGTGATGTCCATGGGCGGCGAGAAGCACGTCCTGGACATGCCGACGAAGTTGTTCGCGGCGGACTTCTGGAGGGAGTGCGAAGCGACGGACGGCAAGCGAGGCATGCTCGCGGATCCGGCCTCAGCAGCGGCCAGGGCGCGCGTACACCGTGATCTCCGAACCGCCGACCGATTGCTCGCTGCACGCCTCGAAGCGGTCGGCGAGTGTCTCCCGCTTCACACGGGGCATGGGGTCGTCCTCCACAACGACGCCGGGTGGTGAGGCGACGGCGCTGATCCGGTGGCGCGCGAGCATTCGAGCGCGGAGCTCGCGGGGCCCACTTCGGTGCCGTACAGGCTGTGCGAGGCGAGCGGGTTGTGCGCCCGTGCGAGATCCCACCCCGCGATGGGCGCCGTATCGGCGAGTTCCCAGGCCCTGCGCTTCACGGACAGGTAGACCACGCCGTCGTCGGGCTGGGTGGTCTCGCGCAGGACGGCGGCGAGTGCATTCATGTTGTCCGAGCGGCTCGCGGAAGTTCGCAGCTCAAGGGCAGTCGGCGTCAGTGCCGCGCAGGCGAGGACGCCCACGACGATCGCGCCCGCACGGATCCCGCGCCCGCACCCGCGCCGTGCAGGCCGCGACCCGCGCACCGCGACTTCGAGGACTCCACCGAACCCGACGATTCATGTTGTTGGCGACAACTTCAACCTCACTTATCCATAGGGGGATCCATGAGCATCAGCCACACCATCTTCATTAGCCCCGGCCAGCCAGTAGAAAGACTTATTTCCGACATCGGGTCCGCGTGCGGGGCCCTGCTGCATGTCAAGACGCCCGGATATATTGACGTCGCCGAGTTCGCCCGCGGCGGTCTGCCCGCAGCGGCGGACACCCACGACGGCAACACCTGGACCGATGGGCACTGCTGGCTCTACTGCGGTCAGGGCTGGACCCGCGTTCTGTGGATCGGCCCCGTGAGTGTGGCCAGCGGCCAGGAGGCCATGTACGCCTGCGGACCGTGCATCCGCGCCCTACAGGAACAGGTCTGGCAGTCCATACTCCTGCACGATGAACCAACTCGTCTGGCACCTCTGAGCACTTCCGTGGCGGCCGAGCAGTCTGCCGGATGCCGCGTGGGGAGGCATCGAGCGCGGGGCGGTCTGTTGCGTCGCGGGTGGGGCCGGCGGGGGAATCCTGTCCGTGCAAGTCCGCAGTGTCTGTTCTGTGCAACTGAGACCAACACTGAGACCACATACGTCGAAGGCCCCCGCAGCGAGCTGCGGGGGCCTTCGACGTATTGCCCGGTGAGAGCAATGGCGGAGGATACGAGATTCGAACTCGTGAGGGGTTGCCCCCAACACGCTTTCCAAGTTTGTTGGTCCGGTCCGGGACTCTGTCCGGCCTCGTTCACCTGCGTTCGGCTGCGTTCGGCTGCGGTCGATTGACGGGCGGCCTCTCGCTTCCGACCTCTCCCGAACGGGCCTGACCGTCGCTGAATGAGACGGAAACTGAGACGGTGCTCCCCATGAGCGAGACACCAGACCCCGGCAACCCGAACGGCCTCCAGGGATCGTCAGCAAGCTGACGATCCCTCATGCAAGATCGAGGCTAACGACACCCCTTCGACTGCGTCGGGCCCTTCTGCGTGAAAGGCCGAGCCTGACCGGGGCGGGGCTCCGACGGCGCACTGTCGATCAGCGTGACGCGGGCGGGATGCTCTGCTCGTACTGGAAGACGTTGTAGGGGTCGTACTTCGCCTTGATCTCGCGCAGCCGCTCGAAGTGGCGTCTCCCCCAGTAGGCGGTCTCCCACTCCTGCATGCCGACGTTCGGCACGTTGACGTAGGCACCGTCCACGAAGCTGCGCATCGCCTGGCTGAATTCGGCGGTCCAGGCCTGGCACGTCGAGGTGAGCGGGTCGCAGACGCCTGGTGTCGTTGAAGGAGTCCCCCAGGCTGCGCCGATCTCGCCGTAGAAGATCGCGTCGCGGTGCACGAACGCGGTGCCGCCGCGGGGCTCCTTCTTGATCGCCCCGCCGAAGGCATCGACGAAGTAGTTGCTGTCCTCCGTGGGAGCGTTTCGCATGTAGTAGCCGATGACGTCGATCGCCTTCTTCGGGAACAGCTTCTTGGCGAACTGTGAGAAGAACTTCACGTTGGCGGGCTCCTGCGAGCGCGGGACCTGGGCTCCGGCAAAGATGGGGCCCCAGTTACCGACCTGCACCTTCACATCGGGCGTGCCGATCGACAGGATCGGGCCCAGCATCTTCCTGGCCTCTGCCGCCGTGCCCTCCGCGAGCCACGCGAACAGCAGGATCTGGGACTTGTGGATCTCGACTTCGGATCCGAGGCGGTTGTCGGCGAACGGTACCGTACGCTGCCATGCATCGAAGATCCCATGCAGGTCCGTAAGGCCGTCCCAGGTCGCCTGCACATAGGCGATGCGCTTGAGCGGGCGCACCTTGTAGGTGAGTTGCGTGACGATTCCGAAGTTGCCGTTTCCCGCCCCACGGAGCGCCCAGAGCAGGTCTGAGTGGTCCTTCAGGTCGGCATGGATCACCTTGGCGCAGTCGCGACCCGACGGGACGACGACCTCGGTCCCGATCAGGCTGTCGCAGGCCATGCCGAGCCAGCGGTTGAGGGGGCCAAGGCCGCCGCCGACCGTCGCACCGACCAAGCCGACGCTGCCCTCGCTTCCGGTCGTGACCGCGAGGTCCTGCTTGGCGAGCGTCGTCACCGCTTCCAACTGGGTCAGGCCGGCGCCGACCTTCGCGATACGAGCGTCGGTGTCGATGTGGACCGACTTGAGCTGGCTGACGTCGATCACGATGCCGTTGTCGATGTTCGACCAGCCCTCCAGGGCGTGGCGGCCGCTGCGTACCCGCAGTGCGACGTTGTGCTGCCGCGCCCAGGTGAGGGCGTTCACCACGTCCTGGGTCTTCTGGGCGAAGACGATGACCAGCGGGTAGTGAGAGAACAGCTGGTCGTAGTCGATGCGATCATCCGTGTACGAGGCGTCACCGGGGCGGACGATGTGACCGGTCAGCTTCGCCGGCGACGACCCTTTAGTCGGGTCGCTCGCGGCCAGAAGGCCCGAGGTGCTCGCGGCCGCAATGTCCGGCGCGCCTGCGGCCATAAGGCCCGGGACGACGATCGCCCCAGCGCCGGCGGCCGCTGACGCCCTGAGCAGGTGGCGGCGGGAAAAATCGCTCAAGGTCCAGATCCTCTCGATCGGGCTACGCCGGTACGCGGCTGAGGAAGCCTTACCCGCCGGCCGCCGGGCAGCCCTTTGTGGTTGACCCCCGCACGGTAACGGGGCGACCATGCGGTGTTTCCCGACACGCCAATTGAGGACGATGACGCCAGTCTGAAGGAGTAACTCAGCGGGATCCCGTCATAATCGGTTTGGGATGCACCGACTCGGCCACTCTCGCCATCACACAGTCGTCTTGGTCCGGATCATCGAACCCGCAAGCAAGCTGCGCCGCGACTGAGTCGTTCGCCGGTGTGTGCTGCAAGTTCGAGTTGCAGCACACACCCATACCTCCGCCACCTCATCCCGGCTTCCATCCCGTCTGCCGTCGGCCCACACACCGTGGAGCGGGCGTGGTTCCTGGCGTCCAGGTGGAGCGCGCCACTGTACGAACGACCTGGACGCCAGGGGCCGCGTCTGCTCGGCTCTGCCTGGGTCGATGGCAGACGGGATGGAAGCACCCCCCACGCACGCCCCCGCGGGCCGGCACTCGCGCCGCGCCCCGGCCGTCCCAGTGGGCGAGCGCGGCGCGCTCGGTCTCCGGGCGGGCCCGCTGCGGCGCCAGCGCTCGGGCTGCACTGGGAAGACGTCGACCTTGGCGCGGGTTACATCCGTGTCCGTAAGAACCGGCTGCGCCCGAAGTACGCGCATGGCTGTGGCGCGGACCCGTGTGGTCGGAAGGCGGGGTACTGCCCCAAGCGTGAGCAGACGCGGCGCGAGCACAAGTCGACCAGTCGCGTGCCGGGCGCCGCACGATCGGGCTGCCTGCCCCGCTGATCAAGATTCTTTGCCAGCACCAAGAGGCACAGGTACGAGAGCGGATTGCGGCCGGTGTCGACTGGGAGGGCAAGGGCTACGTCTTCGCCTCGCCGGTCGGCGGGCCGCTGAGCCCGAACACCGACTTCCACGTCTGGAAGCGGCTTCTCCGAGACGCGGACGTACGAGATGGGCGCTTGCATGACGCTCGGCACACCGCGGCGACCGTGCTCCTGATCCTCGGCGTCCCTGACGTGGTGATCGACTCGATCATGGGTTGGGAGCCTGGGGGAGCGGCGAGGATGCGCGCCCGGTACATGCATGTGACGGGAGCCATACTCCGCAAGGTCGCTCAGCAAGTCGGGGACGCGCTCTGGATGCCATCCGGCACCGAGGAAGAAGCCGACTGAGACGGAAACTGAGACGGACAACGTCGAAGGGCCCCACCGCGAACGGTGGGGCCCTTCGAGTCGTGCCCGGTGAGAGCAATGGCGGAGGATACGAGATTCGAACTCG
It contains:
- a CDS encoding acyl carrier protein; this encodes MDARKTQTEIEDDLRTVIAQIFPQKQVELDSDTPLFNGGLSLNSTQMIELTLGFETFYDIELEPELLTTENFATLSSLSGLLEELLSDEVSPV
- a CDS encoding RBBP9/YdeN family alpha/beta hydrolase, translating into MRVVLIHGNAGASVEGIWFPYVKRELDALGVEVVAETFPDPIKGRMRYWLPYLTDVIRPDERTVIVGHSSGALTAFRYAETAPLLGTFAVAGHHHDCGFELERRSGFFDTPWDWDAIRANQQFIEQFHSKDDPWVPFEVAEELHELTGSTFTAMHGMGHFGSYDQQMDTFPELLEAIRRRLEEAPREER
- a CDS encoding amino acid adenylation domain-containing protein: MNVMFADELLERRRDSAATAVVDLETGEQVSYRTLARRVQALTDLLTGLGVGRGGSVAMVMDKSAASVAVMWATLRLGARYVPLDESLPAARIALMLGTCAPTATLVQPCYRELIDGVPAGAVVTVGAGRVDTGTGWDPVAETEPRPAGRSGRSPDDHAYVVFTSGSTGSPKGVVISHRSMCSLLTGVQETVGFEDGMRFLNVAPLFFDASVVDLWSTFLVGGSVHLMPRLRMPTQITRAIEEWRITDALLVPSVIRMLVGRFSDAGRRDLGSLRRLWFGGESCPVSVLEAFAALVPGLRYVHGYGPTETTHSATLFLTDTPGKHGEEFLPIGHPLPAVDVLVVDDELRPVDDGETGELLIGGPQVMVGYCGEPERTARSVVELPAGAGGRYYRSGDYVCRRREDGALVFLGRRDDALKINGNLVHLSEVEAATLAVGWVTDCCAVPVAHPLTGRAITLFVLGRQDGGTGPREEELRRELALRLPEYMLPARIEFLADGDVSLTPSGKLDRARLRTVADASGKGTESS
- a CDS encoding S8 family serine peptidase, producing MTDAELARFERCGVVTVVPRSATGLALGDDPALLLRHRVAEFLPAPGTVDRLAGAYAREGLTVEARTEVGLTVSGDPTLLAEVFGHPVRPVRNKYIRGTVRYEFAAAGPLRSRLHTDLVEEVRVPRAGFELSARAPAPGGVAATPAAPVGATPPLAHDARYLWLPEDAVRVAGAGRPHAAGIRGGGVRVVMVDTGLYDHPHHRAHGYRTTVVPALSALDPAVDERGHGTAMSALLLAVAPEAALTMVKMACESFSFPVAAFQRAVELAPDVISCSWGTLRAEPHLHLEVANAVRRGITVLFAAGNGSTDRRTAMFQSVATPGAITVGGVHVGPDGRRRAADLASSYRSDVFPGRRVPDLSGPCGMLPNGDYVVFPTQPGCMFDRRNSAYDGTAPDDGWLVSSGTSGATAYAAGVVALAVQQGIGKGRALTTADLADACLPVTEGLTTTGDDCGGVCPNEAVGHGLLTASPTA
- a CDS encoding branched-chain amino acid aminotransferase, whose amino-acid sequence is MSVRFAFEANPSPVSRARRAEILEDPKFGQYFTDHMARAVWTKDGGWRDAAVVPFAPIPMHPAAAVLHYAQEIFEGMKAYRHADGSVWTFRPEANGERFNRSARRLALPELPVDVFLDSVTELVRADRDWVPDKDEQSLYLRPFMFASEAFLGVRPAAEVTYMVIASPVGPYFSGGVKPVSIWLSRQYARAGRGGTGAAKCGGNYAASLAPMLEADEHGCDQVCFLDAAEGRYVEELGGMNLYFVTRDGRLITPELGTILEGVTRASVLTLAKDLGLDVEERPIDIREWQEGARTGDIREVFACGTGAVVTPVGRLVWEDGEVTAPDTGAEDSVTMGLRRSLTDIQFGRAEDHYGWMRRLV
- the acpS gene encoding holo-ACP synthase, giving the protein MGTDLMDVAEMRGVLSRQPSFMAKVFTDAERAYCDMLDDPAERYAVRFAAKEAVLKALGTGLAGSALTDIEVRRAPTGKPSLHLTGRAAALAETAGIRSWLISLTHTATLAHALVAGVGDVGDEAGREVSP
- a CDS encoding FAD-binding oxidoreductase; translated protein: MSDFSRRHLLRASAAAGAGAIVVPGLMAAGAPDIAAASTSGLLAASDPTKGSSPAKLTGHIVRPGDASYTDDRIDYDQLFSHYPLVIVFAQKTQDVVNALTWARQHNVALRVRSGRHALEGWSNIDNGIVIDVSQLKSVHIDTDARIAKVGAGLTQLEAVTTLAKQDLAVTTGSEGSVGLVGATVGGGLGPLNRWLGMACDSLIGTEVVVPSGRDCAKVIHADLKDHSDLLWALRGAGNGNFGIVTQLTYKVRPLKRIAYVQATWDGLTDLHGIFDAWQRTVPFADNRLGSEVEIHKSQILLFAWLAEGTAAEARKMLGPILSIGTPDVKVQVGNWGPIFAGAQVPRSQEPANVKFFSQFAKKLFPKKAIDVIGYYMRNAPTEDSNYFVDAFGGAIKKEPRGGTAFVHRDAIFYGEIGAAWGTPSTTPGVCDPLTSTCQAWTAEFSQAMRSFVDGAYVNVPNVGMQEWETAYWGRRHFERLREIKAKYDPYNVFQYEQSIPPASR